tctaaccaaaccttaaccacagcgGTTTAAAATCAGACAACAGTTTTACTTTGTAAAAGCTGACGTCCCGTCGATGTAGTGGGGTCAAATCAGAAAATGCTTGTGCGTGTCGCTCAGGAGGGCATGGACCAGCGACGTGTGTTACCGTTTAATTCAGAGGACTTGCTGACTTGGGAATATGTGAAGGACAATACGAAACAACGTGCCCTAATATGTGAACCCAACGGACAAGGAGGCTACAACATGTGGTGGATATAACAGACGCAGCCAAGCCTGTTACTTTCTCTATCAGCCAATCGTATCGATAATAGCAcctcatgacacacacacacacacacacacacacacacacacatgcacatactgtacttcaCACATAGtgtaaaaatagtaataaaacaGTGGAAGGCAGTATAGCCAGCAGAGGCCACTGTATTCTACCAGAAAACAGTCACATATCCAgagtgtaaaaatactgttcACCGAATTCCCTCAGCTTTTCACAAACGCGAGCCTCTCTTTAGAAACGTAAATATGGCATCGGCAGAGGTCTTAAGATGATTCATAACTGCGGTAGTGGCTCATGCCGGGTTCTACTTTCATGCCAACAGTCATAGTACAAGTGTAGGCGTCAGTTTCGTCCAAATTGTGAGTGTCTCAATATCAAACGCGCAGCGGGTCTGCCAGAGTTAGTGTCATATTTAATTTCACGGTGGAGTTTGCGCCTTGCGGAGTTTTGTGCCGTTTTGGAAACAAGTTGGACATAATGGTGGGTTTTAATACTTGAATTACTTCACCATGTTGTCCCAATAGAGAATGATGccagaaaagttaaaaaaatctaaaaattaaatttcacatgATGAATTTTGACATACAAAGACGCCCTGATGACAGAGACCAatgtaggaagaaaaaaaaaaaaataataagaggAGAAGCCCAGGAATAAGCTTAAGAGTGGTGTGTGTTCGGTTGCTGCCAGAGAAGTCATGACTCCAGGTGGGTCTATTTTCCTGGTCTCCATCATCCAAGCCACTGAGCATTACAGATTCGGGTTAAAAGGATTTATGTTCAATTTATCGCGCTCGAAAATCCAGTTAATTTAGTATCTTTGAGACATCTTCCAGTAGCGTGCGCTTGTGCATATGCTGCACATGCTCAGGATCTGCTTAGAATTAGTTTTTAGCATGTAACTGAGACGCAGCATTAGACGGAGGGAAAGAGACAGCCACAGAGAAGACAGTGAAGGACAGAATGAGTCTAACAGAAGttgctttttcttatttttattttttaaattgagacaTCTCCTGCAATCGCTGCcgctgcttttgttttgatgCCTTTTATTCTCTGGGTATCAGGACGGTGGAGCATTTAAAGCCAGCGACGTGCCGTGCGACCGACAGGgggagacagacaaaaagagaaaagagccGACGGAGAGACCCCACCCAGCAGTAGGTGGATCGTGGTTTGGAGGAGGAGCGCTCATATCAGCATGAGCACAGACAGTACCTTCTGTGGTGtaccagagggagagaggaaggaaaccTTCTCAGTGCAGACAAAAGAGCGATCAGGAGTTTGTTTACCTCCTTTGGTACAGTGGTTTCCACACGGACGAAGCGGATTATTCAACCATTCCTTCCTCCAACAaacttcagcaaaaaaaaaaaactctgggaTTTATTTCACTTCtgactttctttgtttttttgttttgcttttggaaGTAAATGTTTTGCTCACTTTGGACCTGTGGATCCTCTCTGGACTtgtattgatacatttttattttttttttggacacatttATACTGCGGCCAGCTGGACATCGCGTCATTTTCGGGGCCAGCGGTTATGTCCCGCCACTGACATGCACCCTCCGCCCAGGTGAGTTGGGACAGAGgtgtgttattgttgttgccGCTGTTGTGTTTTCAATTAAACAGTCACTTTCACAAAAAGCCCGTTTCCCGCTGTTCTTACCGGTATGTCAGTCGTCGCACTGCAGACGGACGCAGTTATTCCTCCTTAATGTTTAATTGcggtgtttttaaaatacaggaAATTAACGACAGATTTGCTCTTACCTTGTGGCTCGTTCTCACACCGCGAAATGTCACTGTACTACTGAGCAGTGTTGGTCATGCGTAAAAGGTGACTTAAACCGGATTAAATAAACTGCACGGCGCTTTCTTTTCATGCCATAATCCTTCCGATACTCCGGTCGGAGATTAAAGCAACCTTTCCCTACTTCGGGGAAGTTTCCTCTCCCGTTATCGGGAGAGATTTGGGAGAATGTCAGAGCGTTTCACAGTGGTCCTGTGGATTTGCCGGTATGCTTGGCAAGTCGGCGCGCCGGCTTCAGTTCCTTTTATCAGCCCCTTAGCCCATTAGTCGAGCGTAGGCGGCGTTTTACCCGGGATACGGGCTGCGTTGGGTCTAAATGACAGGCTTTGTCATTTAGACCCAGGTCGCGTTGTCTCCAGGGGCCCAGAGGATGAGCTGCATTTTACTTGCCTTCATTTGCTGCACAGAGTGTGcgcattttttaatttttttttttttttttgccgggCGTTTTGCACTTTTCATCTTTCTAAACAATGCCAAGACTTACACGACGATATGAGGTTTCCCCTCCAACAGAAGagccgtttttgtttttttggtcccTGTGTCAGAAAAACTCTTTGCCTTGTTACGATCGGGTTCACGGGGTTCAGCCGCCTCGCGAGTTCCCTCTCCGTCGCAGGATATGGGTGAGATCGTTAGGGTCCACTCGGACACGTTCACCTGTCGCTCGCCTGGTGTTAACACTGGTGCGCAAGGGGGGCAATCGTCGGAAGGTCACGGAAAGTCTTAATTTTACCACTTTGTCGCTAGTCACGGAGGCTCTGCAAGTGTGCGCGCTGTCCTGCGGGAGGCGCACGCGCACCACTGGGGTTTTCAAGAAGAACGCTACAACTATAGAGAGCACAACGCAGGAGGCACACGCCGTCCACGTGACAGGTGCCgaattattttaatatctttgtCTAAATAGTAAAGTGAAACCTTATCGTGTGATCTGaaatttcagggtttttttttttttttttttttcctttttttctttctggtgaGATTATACTGCTCCGTCGTCGCCCACGGAGACAGAAACAGCCGCTTTCTGCATCTTAACACAGTGACGGGGCAAACGTGCTCCTGGACGGATCCCGCGAAACATTTAGCGCCGTGACACCTGATCAAATGCCTCGTTTGGTATTTTTCTGGCGCCGGGGTCGCGGatttccctcccttccctccgTCCGCTTTCCCCTCTCGGCGAGGTGACCGCCGGCGCGCTTTCTCGCACATTTCTTTACGTGCAGCCTGGCACGCTTGGTATCCCTCCTCGCAAGCGCTCGGCTCTGCACGGAAACCCACAGGGAAAGTGTGCACGTAGATGAGGCTGGAGGACAGTCCTTTTCGGGTCCAGTTAAAGTGCGGTTGTTATCCATGTTGCTCCGTGCGTAAAAATGCGCAAAAAGCAAAAGGATGACCCTTTCCATCGAAGGTGCGTAAAAGTGTTTGTCGGTACATGGAGACGTGGTGCTACGAACCAGTTGGTTATAATTTTAGGTCATTTTGGCACAGAAGTAGGTCATTGCCGCTGGGAATCCGTGCGCTGAGGAAGCTGCAGTTTAGTCTGGACAAACAGGAAGCGCagtaacaaaatataatttttaaagtcTCTGAATGTCGTGTTGAGAGTCTGAATTTTGGCGATTAAAAcggaaaataaaataagtaagatttttttttggtcctatAAGAatcgttgttgtttttttgttttttttttgataaataaaatgactttgCAAAAATAATATCTGCGCAATTTTACCTCGATTCAATTAAGTCCTCGTCAGCTGTCAGTAAGTAGAAATGTCCGATCAAACTAAAAGATTGTTTTGGCTGAAAATGAGATTTCCAGACTGACTCCGGTCGGTTGAGACGGATTTCTTTCAGGCTGTTAGTATGTGACGCAGTTGAAGTTACTCCAGCCGCTTCCTTCATGCCTGACTATTTTTCCCCCACAAGTCAAACAAAGATCTGCTGCAATCAGCAACTTCTGTCAAACAATGGAGACGCACAGGGCGGCCAGTTTGGACAGGAAACCCGGGCTACCGCCTGAACAGGAACACATTCACTGCCCATAAACTAGTCTAAGCCTCACTGCACAACTCCGGGCGCCTCTGTGGGTATCAGCAGCATTGGGAAGTGAGCTAGAATATGGTTAAGTTTCATGGAAGACGAACCGATTGGTCAGTTTGAAGTTGGCAcgtctgcttaaaaaaaaaaaaaaaaaagaaaaagaaaaaaaaggtcgGCGAGCGAGGGCGAGCCAGTCATCGCGATTCCCTGTGAAATTAATCAGATTTAAATAACGGGAAATCCCGCAGTTCTAGAGGAGAAACGTGAATCTACGAAGTCCAGTCCCGGCGCGGCACTGCGCTGCCACATagccagctgctgcagctccaggTTCAGCAGAGACGCGGGGCTGTAGGTTGTTCGGGCAGAGTGATGAAAGCCCAGGCTGACGGTGCCGCTCTGTTCATCCAACAGACCACCAAACCGGTCCGATGGCTCGACAGCAGTAACGGCAAGCGAGGAgagcggcggcggcagcggcggcggcggcggcggcggcgacCCACCACTCGTCGGTGCAGCTGGAGCCTCGGCGCAAACCTCCCGTTCGAACGACCGAGGCGAGTGGAGCTTTGGCCGCCCCGGCTCCAGCGGAGGAGGAGAGCCGGACTCGCCGCCCCGGTGCAGACTCAATGCCATCTCCCTTCCCGACGGCCTAGGCGTTTTTCAGAAGAGGTCCATATTCAGCTTCCCGCGCCGCTCCTCCAGTGGATATTTCTCCTTCGACGGCGACTCGCTGCCGAGCTCCCCGCTCTCCCCGAGGCCGGCGACGGCCGACCGAGCCACGCAGACTCCGACCCCCTCCGGCCAGGTGATGAAGCACGCCTTGCAGCGCATGGCTGAGGCGCGCGGCGGAGGACCGGGGACGCAGCGGCTGCACGGTGAGCACAGGCACTTTACAACTGGTGATTAATCGCCAGGTGGAATAGGCTGAAAGTTTTCTCTGACGAGTTTGAGGTGACAGTTACAGCGGCACGTAAACGTGTATACAGGCCACGTATCACGTAACATTGATTGAAATTATAAATCTGGTGTGTTTTCTTAAAGAGGCTACTTGAAGTCATCCatattctttgtctttttgctgCTGCTAACTGATAAAATAATACATCCAGTCAACGAGCTCTCATGTCCTCGAATATCAattatgcttaaaaaaaaaacccaacaacatcCATATTTTTAATCACGCCtgaaataacctttttttttgtcttcctccaCTGCTAAATGTTATCACCCAGAATCTGTCTTAACAAGTCGGTAAACTGCGATTCTGAAGTGTAAGTGCCGGAGTGCACGAATGCATCACTGATACCATATTAAAAATACCTGTTGTTTGTGAAAGTTACTGGCCTGAATCAGCCAGCACAAGCTGCTCTGACTCTTTTCACTATGAGatttagctgctgctgctgctgctgctgtgtgggtgtgcagcaGAAAATATGAAACCAGATAGGAGTCTAACACAAGCTCCCTGAAGCTTCCTCTGTCAAAGATTTGGGGGTTTGggcgggtggtggtggtggtggtggtggtggtgaatgTTAACAGTGATAGTCAgaagatgaacaaaaacatactcaggatgtttttgttctccccctcttctcccaGCAGATCTTACTCATTAGGGgagacagaattttttttttttttttttttccactactCTGTAGTATTTTGCTGCTCTCTCAGATGAGTTAGTCAGTCTCGTGTTTGTTTTCACGTTCTGATTTATTGACTTATACCCAGCATACCTCGCTCCATCGGCCCACAGAGGGAAATCTGACAAATTCAGGCTGAAACCTGCAGTTCTGAAACGCACCAAAATGACTCCTCAGTGCTGCCAAACCCATTTCTGCTGATTCCCATGTTTTCATTCCAAAGTAGTATTGCTCGGCTCTCTGTTGAGTAATGTCTACTGCCTTTGAGTGTGTAAAAGCCTCCAAAACTCCACAGGATACAtttaaaccaaacacacaagCCTTCTCTCACAGGACGCTCATAACTTATTTGTACAAAGAGTGATGTCCAATACATGTTGGATACAAATTCTGGACAGTGCGGATTCCACTGGGCAAATTAAACCACATCTAGACCTTGACTCTCGCAACTTACATTCACGCAAGTTTCATCCCCACGTCCAAGTCCTAACCCCTAGAGAGGTGATCATATTCATCTGCACGTTTTTTGAGTGCGCACATTTGGTCTCttggagacaaacacaaacattatgACACTTTATGATGCGCCTTTATGAGGCATCATGAGCAGGGCTTTGTCAGACCTGCTGATGATGGATTGCTTCCTTGGATTTAGAGTTTCCATGGATTCCCGCTGAATCGGATTTACAGGAAGGATGAAGATCTTGATTTCTGACTTGGGTAAAAGGGCCACgcccaagtgtgtgtgtgtgtgtgtgtgtgtgtgtgtgtgtgtgcgtgcgtgcgccaTCACAGTGACATTAATAATGCAGCGACTACTCGGTGAAACtgacgggggaaaaaaaaaatgtactttgacattttcacaaCTGCCACATCAAACGGTTGCCAGATACAGTAATTCTCCTCGTGAATGTTTTGATTAGCTGACGTAAAATGCTGTGCGAAAGTCATCAATCGATCAGCGTTTCAAAAGCAGTCTGACCTCACAGGCCAAGCAGTATCAAGTGAGTCAAGTCCAACCTTGCATGAAACAAGATTAGAAAAACGAGAGAGACGAGGAGGGGGCTACAGCGGTCTGCTGaacagattttgatttttttttcattttcgaGATTGGAGTCTCGAGACCCAACTGAAAAGTGACTAACTTGAGGCAATTATCAGATTTTGCACCACAAAGGGCTCTGTACAACCGTTTTTCCCACACATGCAGTAGTATTCTCTGAGATCCGTCAACAGTCTTTGATGCCTAAAAGTGGTGCACTTCCCCTTTAAGGAGTTGAAGTGGTGAAGTTGAAGCAAGGAGAGAGTTGGAAGTGTCAGTCGAAGAGCAAGTGATGAAATTCCACTTGTCCCAAGTGCTCACCACTATTTTGATCTTAGACGATTTCATGACAGACACTGGTCCCACATTTCACGCACAAGTCCACCATTGTTCAGCTCGTATTGATGTAGCCGCCAAAGTGTTTGTTGGACATTCCTCACTTCTCACAGCCCGTAtcctgtttttattcctgtttatttagacacaaaaacagaacaaaacatgcaaGTCTGTCACCTCCAGCAACAGCG
This region of Xiphias gladius isolate SHS-SW01 ecotype Sanya breed wild chromosome 11, ASM1685928v1, whole genome shotgun sequence genomic DNA includes:
- the LOC120796321 gene encoding uncharacterized protein LOC120796321 isoform X1, which encodes MSTDSTFCGVPEGERKETFSVQTKERSGVCLPPLVQWFPHGRSGLFNHSFLQQTSAKKKNSGIYFTSDFLCFFVLLLEVNVLLTLDLWILSGLVLIHFYFFFGHIYTAASWTSRHFRGQRLCPATDMHPPPRPPNRSDGSTAVTASEESGGGSGGGGGGGDPPLVGAAGASAQTSRSNDRGEWSFGRPGSSGGGEPDSPPRCRLNAISLPDGLGVFQKRSIFSFPRRSSSGYFSFDGDSLPSSPLSPRPATADRATQTPTPSGQVMKHALQRMAEARGGGPGTQRLHESSSSPSSTRRRNAAGDMQAEAVGQELRRIGDDFNGVLLSRGMAVGYRHVVIHPNQLPQIHQEPTMLLCMGLLLLVIGRIIYLQGSTNSQDHSQV
- the LOC120796321 gene encoding bcl-2-like protein 11 isoform X3, with protein sequence MRKKQKDDPFHRRPPNRSDGSTAVTASEESGGGSGGGGGGGDPPLVGAAGASAQTSRSNDRGEWSFGRPGSSGGGEPDSPPRCRLNAISLPDGLGVFQKRSIFSFPRRSSSGYFSFDGDSLPSSPLSPRPATADRATQTPTPSGQVMKHALQRMAEARGGGPGTQRLHESSSSPSSTRRRNAAGDMQAEAVGQELRRIGDDFNGVLLSRGMAVGYRHVVIHPNQLPQIHQEPTMLLCMGLLLLVIGRIIYLQGSTNSQDHSQV
- the LOC120796321 gene encoding uncharacterized protein LOC120796321 isoform X2, with the translated sequence MSTDSTFCGVPEGERKETFSVQTKERSGVCLPPLVQWFPHGRSGLFNHSFLQQTSAKKKNSGIYFTSDFLCFFVLLLEVNVLLTLDLWILSGLVLIHFYFFFGHIYTAASWTSRHFRGQRLCPATDMHPPPRPPNRSDGSTAVTASEESGGGSGGGGGGGDPPLVGAAGASAQTSRSNDRGEWSFGRPGSSGGGEPDSPPRCRLNAISLPDGLGVFQKRSIFSFPRRSSSGYFSFDGDSLPSSPLSPRPATADRATQTPTPSGQVMKHALQRMAEARGGGPGTQRLHESSSSPSSTRRRNAAGDMQAEAVGQELRRIGDDFNGVLLSRLGDI